A part of Amycolatopsis lurida genomic DNA contains:
- a CDS encoding alpha/beta hydrolase, translating into MTWSKTSLPAKALLAWLRLTGRKRTYAELDRFRRSIESSQAKGDRGPIRSIRRRFDVRRSEVDGRPCYLIEPPGGGNGKKVLYFHGGAYVHQIQHDHWRFFGRLIDRTGCSVTVPIYPLAPDHQCPETTAFVRRAYDEFSTGADPEEQIVMGDSAGAGIALALTKALRDEGRPVPKETVLLSPWLDLTMSHPAQPALDERDPYLALTGLNEAARLYSGQLPRTDPRLSPLSGDLSGLGALTVYIGTKDVLLSDARRLHTLCTEQGVPLSYHEYEGMIHAWMLASIPEAKLALEEIAHLVDRALVKGV; encoded by the coding sequence GTGACCTGGTCTAAGACGAGTCTTCCGGCGAAGGCGCTGCTCGCGTGGCTGCGCCTCACCGGCCGGAAGCGCACCTACGCCGAGCTCGACCGATTCCGCCGGAGCATCGAAAGCAGCCAGGCCAAGGGGGATCGGGGGCCGATCCGCTCGATCAGGCGCCGGTTCGACGTTCGCCGGTCCGAAGTGGACGGACGCCCCTGCTATCTCATCGAGCCACCTGGCGGCGGGAACGGCAAGAAGGTGCTGTACTTCCACGGCGGTGCCTACGTGCACCAGATCCAGCACGACCACTGGCGGTTCTTCGGACGGCTGATCGACCGCACCGGCTGCTCGGTCACCGTGCCGATCTACCCATTGGCCCCGGATCACCAGTGCCCGGAGACCACCGCGTTCGTCCGCCGCGCCTACGACGAGTTCTCCACGGGTGCCGACCCGGAGGAGCAGATCGTGATGGGGGATTCCGCCGGCGCGGGGATCGCGCTGGCGCTCACCAAGGCGTTGCGGGACGAAGGACGGCCGGTGCCCAAGGAGACCGTCCTGTTGTCGCCGTGGCTCGACCTGACGATGAGCCATCCGGCGCAACCCGCGCTGGACGAGCGCGACCCGTACCTCGCGCTCACCGGACTCAACGAGGCCGCCAGGCTCTACAGCGGACAGCTGCCGCGTACCGATCCCAGGCTCAGCCCGCTGTCCGGGGACCTTTCGGGGCTCGGGGCGCTCACTGTCTACATCGGAACGAAGGACGTCCTCCTTTCCGACGCCCGCCGCCTCCACACGCTGTGCACCGAGCAAGGCGTACCGCTGAGCTACCACGAGTACGAGGGCATGATCCACGCGTGGATGCTGGCCTCGATCCCGGAAGCGAAGCTGGCGCTGGAGGAGATCGCGCATCTCGTGGACCGAGCGCTCGTGAAAGGGGTGTAG
- a CDS encoding STAS domain-containing protein: MSSLDISITASAGDTVVAVAGEIDLGVSDDLRRALDEELRFKPSALIADLSAVTFCDSSGFTVLVQVRAKAEEAGVPFIMVTQERALLRPMALLGLDAVFIVHPTIDSARDMLTR, encoded by the coding sequence GTGTCGTCTCTCGACATTTCGATCACCGCTTCCGCCGGTGACACGGTGGTCGCCGTCGCCGGCGAGATCGATCTCGGCGTCTCGGACGACCTGCGGCGGGCACTGGACGAGGAGCTCCGGTTCAAGCCGTCGGCGCTGATCGCGGATCTGTCCGCGGTGACCTTCTGTGATTCGTCCGGCTTCACCGTGCTGGTCCAGGTCAGGGCGAAGGCCGAAGAAGCCGGCGTCCCGTTCATCATGGTCACCCAGGAGCGGGCCCTGTTGCGCCCGATGGCGCTGCTCGGCCTCGACGCCGTCTTCATCGTGCACCCGACCATCGACTCCGCGCGGGACATGCTCACTCGCTGA
- a CDS encoding carboxylate-amine ligase produces MNKDVLTFGVEEEFFVVDRTGHLFPAGDAVVDAADEEEGELQRELTRSQAESATGICTTRDEAERQLSALRAELAKAAARRGCLLLPSGSAPLAETALPAITPNPRYERMSEHFGATARTSHTCGCHVHIAVPDRETGIRVINHVRPFLPALLTVTANSAICDGYDTGYASWRYQQWNRWPSAGSPPLFTSLDHYESIVDAWLRAGAILDRAMVYWDVRLSEKQPTVEFRLGDVAATAGEAALFGVLIRGLVGTILATEEHPQSLSNEVLRAQIWRASREGLSGRCPHFRTGDLAPASDVLDDVVTFAAGALEETGDLDFVRDGCARLAAEGSGADRQRARFEKRGRPEDVVDLLAVQP; encoded by the coding sequence GTGAACAAGGACGTACTCACCTTCGGGGTCGAGGAAGAGTTCTTCGTGGTGGACCGGACCGGTCACCTTTTCCCGGCAGGCGACGCCGTCGTCGACGCCGCGGACGAAGAAGAGGGCGAACTCCAGCGAGAACTCACCCGCTCCCAGGCAGAATCGGCCACCGGCATCTGCACGACCCGGGACGAGGCCGAACGGCAGTTGTCGGCGCTGCGGGCGGAACTGGCCAAGGCCGCCGCCCGGCGGGGCTGCCTCCTGCTGCCCAGCGGCAGCGCGCCGCTCGCGGAGACGGCCTTGCCCGCCATCACCCCGAATCCGCGCTACGAACGGATGTCCGAACATTTCGGGGCGACCGCCAGGACTTCGCACACCTGCGGCTGTCACGTCCACATCGCCGTCCCCGACCGCGAAACCGGGATCCGGGTGATCAACCATGTCCGGCCCTTCCTGCCCGCGCTGCTGACCGTGACCGCCAATTCGGCGATCTGCGACGGGTACGACACCGGGTACGCCAGCTGGCGCTACCAGCAATGGAACCGCTGGCCTTCGGCCGGTTCACCGCCGCTGTTCACCTCGCTGGACCACTACGAAAGCATCGTCGACGCCTGGCTCCGGGCGGGCGCCATCCTCGATCGCGCGATGGTCTATTGGGACGTGCGGCTTTCCGAGAAGCAGCCGACCGTGGAGTTCCGGCTCGGCGACGTCGCGGCCACCGCCGGTGAAGCGGCCCTGTTCGGGGTGCTGATCCGCGGGCTGGTCGGCACGATCCTCGCGACGGAGGAGCACCCGCAGAGCCTGTCCAACGAGGTCCTGCGGGCGCAGATCTGGCGCGCGTCACGGGAAGGCCTCTCCGGCCGCTGCCCGCATTTCCGCACCGGTGACCTCGCTCCGGCGAGCGACGTGCTCGACGACGTCGTCACCTTCGCGGCCGGTGCCCTCGAAGAGACGGGTGACCTCGATTTCGTCCGCGACGGCTGCGCCCGGCTCGCCGCCGAGGGCAGTGGGGCGGACCGGCAACGGGCCCGGTTCGAGAAGCGGGGACGCCCGGAAGACGTCGTGGACCTCCTCGCCGTCCAGCCGTAA
- a CDS encoding PucR family transcriptional regulator: protein MTGDKDPGFRIGGRPLAERLTEVLPSLAKTVLAEIVSRIPEYGLLPAEELSGDITHVIEQNLRSFIDTLRTGSTPTREELDFLRESAARRAEEGIPLDIVLTAYHIGIQVVWASLTPDARPEEVTDVLAVNALTLRYLEVVTPVVGAGYLDERQTMFDDERSARHTLLSALLDGEPAEVMAGQAGLRMPPCYLVLAVSVGAHPDEEADGVDPLVAGRRKLRRLRVELERQIRGTVLTSLTPEGGVALLPHETAACDLTARDWAWLTRVLADVTRTAGADVIAGVAAAEPSGVPAAAGLAQDVLAVAIGSGRSAGLYRLDDVLLEYQFSRPGPALDRLASRLAPLDGNEELLQTLETFLRRGGRRQTAAALHVHPNTVDYRLRRIADLTGLDPTRLEHVALVSAALAARATIGRTRS, encoded by the coding sequence GTGACGGGTGACAAGGATCCGGGTTTCCGTATCGGCGGACGCCCACTGGCGGAACGGCTGACCGAAGTCCTGCCGTCGCTCGCGAAGACGGTGCTCGCCGAGATCGTCTCCCGGATCCCCGAGTACGGTCTGCTGCCCGCCGAGGAACTCAGCGGCGACATCACGCACGTGATCGAGCAGAACCTGCGTTCGTTCATCGACACTCTGCGCACCGGGTCCACGCCGACGCGGGAGGAACTCGACTTTCTCCGCGAGTCGGCGGCCCGGCGTGCGGAGGAGGGCATCCCGCTCGACATCGTGCTCACCGCGTATCACATCGGTATCCAGGTGGTCTGGGCGTCGCTGACGCCGGACGCGCGCCCGGAGGAGGTCACCGACGTCCTGGCCGTCAACGCGCTGACCTTGCGTTACCTGGAGGTGGTCACGCCCGTGGTCGGCGCCGGATACCTCGACGAGCGGCAGACGATGTTCGACGACGAGCGGTCCGCACGGCACACCCTGCTGTCCGCGCTGCTCGACGGCGAACCCGCGGAGGTCATGGCGGGGCAGGCCGGACTGCGGATGCCCCCGTGCTACCTCGTGCTCGCGGTGTCGGTCGGGGCGCATCCGGACGAGGAGGCCGACGGGGTCGACCCGCTGGTCGCCGGGCGGCGGAAGCTCCGGCGGCTGCGGGTCGAACTGGAACGCCAGATCCGGGGCACCGTCCTGACCTCGCTCACTCCTGAAGGGGGCGTCGCCCTCTTGCCGCACGAAACGGCGGCCTGCGACTTGACGGCTCGTGACTGGGCGTGGCTGACGCGCGTCCTCGCCGACGTCACCCGTACGGCGGGTGCGGACGTCATCGCCGGTGTGGCCGCCGCCGAACCGTCCGGGGTGCCGGCCGCGGCGGGGCTGGCACAGGACGTGCTCGCGGTCGCCATCGGATCCGGACGGTCCGCCGGGCTGTACCGGCTCGACGACGTCCTGCTCGAATACCAATTTTCCCGTCCCGGACCCGCCCTCGACCGGCTGGCCTCCAGGCTGGCGCCGCTCGACGGCAACGAGGAACTCCTGCAGACGCTGGAGACCTTCCTCCGCCGGGGAGGGCGGCGGCAAACCGCCGCCGCCTTGCACGTCCACCCCAACACGGTCGATTACCGGCTGCGCCGGATCGCCGACCTCACCGGACTGGATCCCACCCGGCTCGAACACGTCGCCCTGGTGAGCGCGGCGCTCGCCGCCCGCGCGACCATCGGCCGAACCCGCTCGTGA
- a CDS encoding DUF6098 family protein encodes MQQLESLGELAALVRRRDGLYIRWAPTPEHRPGTSRDELTGAELPGLSVNPLDPEPWWRDQPLELWLARRLYDYCHLRHERRRETKPWVLAGRIVGSGPDNEPLLTDPEPVARISTAVLGEARELLRDNAQHDSDWGPLRRPPELNTRAPGRNSRA; translated from the coding sequence ATGCAGCAGCTGGAGTCATTGGGGGAACTGGCCGCGCTGGTCCGGCGGCGGGACGGTCTGTACATCCGCTGGGCGCCGACCCCCGAACACCGCCCCGGCACGAGCCGGGACGAACTCACCGGCGCGGAACTGCCGGGCCTTTCGGTGAACCCCCTCGATCCCGAACCATGGTGGCGCGACCAGCCGCTCGAACTTTGGCTGGCCAGGCGGCTTTACGACTACTGTCACCTCCGGCACGAACGCCGTCGCGAGACCAAACCCTGGGTGCTGGCGGGCCGGATCGTGGGCTCCGGCCCGGACAACGAGCCGCTGCTGACCGACCCCGAACCCGTCGCGAGGATCTCCACCGCTGTTCTCGGCGAAGCTCGCGAACTATTGCGCGACAATGCCCAGCACGACTCGGACTGGGGCCCCTTGCGCCGCCCGCCGGAGCTGAACACCCGTGCGCCGGGCCGTAACTCGCGTGCTTGA
- a CDS encoding ATP-binding protein, which yields MNERATFGAELRRRRKAAGLSLTELAARTHYSKGYLSKVETGLSAPNAALAALCETELGAEGELKPLLPGEPARRRTRPDVRPSGLPPATSSFTGRADELRAIRAALEADGGVCVVSGMGGVGKTELAVRCAHRLESGFADGCLFIDLRDESGEPAAVHDRLLRVLGVPADRVPADPADRAALYRSRLRGRSLLLVLDNAVSAAQVRPLLPAEPKCRVLITSRSRLSALDDAVHVSLAMLPLDAAVELFTTVTGVPAGTAVTRVVQRCARLPLAIRIAAARLRAHPAWDVTELDRRLADETTRLGELDDGERSLAAAFRLSVHQLSAAESRLFGLLTVHPGTDVDIHTASALSSLSFRETDRLLDRLHEAHLLTQPEAGRYGFHDLLRAFATEFVSTDAEDGMKAFSRLAAFAVRTAAQADKELTPHRFVPEIDFAPGLPEPARLDDGEMAMAWFRTEWPGLVALCRAARDRGEHERCWQLAFFLRDYFFVAKLWDPWMETHRWARASAAVIGDLWALATTTANLGVAHVDRGDLDEASACYGEALALFRRIGDGHGETTTLAHSGWAEHYRGDHEGALRDLRQAHASYVRGGNRRNAAITERGIALVLTALGQAAEAAALANRTLAVFDELRLDLDAAMALNCLGWAWYNAERHDLAAPAYRAAADRAEACGSRYETARAYVGLGNVAAAEGSAQMAAELWNRADEIHPDLDRVMVGEARARRV from the coding sequence ATGAACGAGCGAGCCACATTCGGAGCGGAGCTGAGACGCCGCCGCAAAGCGGCAGGCCTTTCGCTCACCGAACTCGCCGCCCGCACCCACTACAGCAAGGGTTACCTCAGCAAAGTCGAGACCGGGCTTTCCGCGCCGAACGCGGCGCTCGCCGCTTTGTGCGAAACCGAACTCGGCGCCGAAGGAGAACTGAAACCGCTACTGCCCGGTGAACCCGCGCGGCGCAGGACGCGGCCGGACGTCCGGCCTTCCGGTCTGCCACCGGCGACCTCGTCGTTCACCGGCCGGGCAGACGAGTTGCGGGCCATCCGCGCGGCGCTCGAAGCCGATGGCGGTGTCTGCGTCGTGTCCGGCATGGGCGGCGTCGGCAAGACGGAACTCGCGGTGCGGTGCGCGCACCGGCTGGAATCCGGCTTCGCCGACGGCTGCCTGTTCATCGACCTGCGCGACGAATCCGGCGAGCCCGCCGCGGTGCACGACAGATTGCTGCGGGTGCTGGGTGTTCCCGCGGATCGTGTCCCCGCCGACCCCGCCGATCGCGCGGCGCTGTACCGGTCCCGTCTTCGCGGCCGCAGCCTGCTGCTGGTGCTCGACAACGCGGTCAGCGCGGCCCAGGTGCGCCCGCTGCTTCCCGCCGAGCCGAAATGCCGGGTGCTGATCACCAGCAGGTCCAGGCTGAGCGCGCTCGACGACGCCGTGCACGTCTCGCTGGCCATGCTGCCGCTCGACGCGGCGGTCGAACTTTTCACCACGGTCACCGGCGTTCCCGCCGGAACGGCCGTCACCCGGGTGGTCCAGCGGTGCGCCCGACTCCCTCTCGCGATCCGGATCGCCGCGGCGCGGCTTCGCGCGCATCCGGCGTGGGACGTCACCGAACTCGACCGGCGCCTGGCGGACGAAACGACCCGCCTCGGCGAACTGGACGACGGCGAACGCTCGCTCGCCGCCGCGTTCCGGTTGTCCGTCCATCAGCTGAGCGCCGCCGAGTCGAGACTTTTCGGCCTGCTCACCGTCCATCCCGGCACCGACGTCGACATCCATACCGCGAGCGCGCTGAGCTCGCTTTCGTTCCGGGAGACCGACCGTCTGCTGGACCGTTTGCACGAAGCGCATTTACTCACCCAGCCAGAGGCCGGCCGCTACGGATTCCACGACCTGCTTCGGGCATTCGCGACCGAATTCGTATCAACCGACGCAGAGGACGGAATGAAAGCATTCAGCAGACTGGCCGCTTTCGCGGTACGGACCGCCGCTCAGGCCGACAAGGAACTCACGCCGCACCGCTTCGTCCCGGAAATCGACTTCGCCCCGGGGCTCCCGGAACCGGCCCGGTTGGACGACGGCGAGATGGCGATGGCCTGGTTCCGCACCGAATGGCCAGGTCTGGTCGCCCTGTGCCGGGCCGCGCGGGACCGCGGCGAGCACGAGCGATGCTGGCAGCTCGCCTTCTTCCTGCGTGACTACTTCTTCGTGGCCAAACTCTGGGATCCCTGGATGGAAACCCATCGGTGGGCGCGCGCGTCCGCGGCGGTGATCGGGGACCTGTGGGCGCTCGCCACCACCACGGCCAACCTCGGGGTCGCGCACGTCGATCGCGGCGACCTGGACGAGGCTTCGGCGTGCTACGGCGAAGCGCTCGCGCTGTTCCGGCGGATCGGCGACGGGCACGGGGAAACCACCACGCTCGCGCACAGCGGCTGGGCCGAGCACTACCGGGGCGACCACGAAGGCGCCTTGCGGGACCTCCGGCAGGCGCACGCGTCCTACGTCCGTGGCGGCAACCGCCGCAACGCCGCGATCACCGAACGCGGGATCGCGCTGGTGCTGACCGCGCTCGGGCAGGCCGCCGAAGCCGCCGCGCTCGCCAACCGGACCTTGGCCGTCTTCGACGAACTGCGCCTGGACCTCGACGCCGCGATGGCCCTCAACTGCCTGGGCTGGGCCTGGTACAACGCGGAGCGCCACGACCTCGCCGCCCCGGCCTATCGTGCCGCCGCGGACCGGGCCGAGGCCTGCGGGAGCCGGTATGAGACCGCGCGCGCCTACGTCGGTCTCGGCAATGTCGCGGCCGCCGAAGGCTCCGCCCAGATGGCGGCGGAGCTGTGGAATCGAGCCGACGAGATCCACCCCGATCTCGATCGGGTGATGGTCGGCGAAGCCCGGGCACGGAGGGTGTGA
- a CDS encoding universal stress protein, which translates to MSAAPSGPGPVVTGFDGSPEARRAVRWAVAEAKTRGLGLVLAYCTHDRLPPPGSDPVATPLNEAVPQAADDAAEVEPVRRQLASMAEALQRSDPDLHVRTVVRGGTPEEVLTSVADEVDAAMIVLGESHTGLFARTVLGSTESGVTKTAGRPVVVVRGDEPPPGAPVILGTDGTEQSAQAAGFAFDFAARHGLTVHAVHVARMPIWGPASEPLLGGPVLDPAPGLPQEVADELVARQLEPWRERYPDVPVETVHGVGPAAQALTVQSSEAALLVLGRSDHGDLRRLLLGSVSDDALHHAHCPVAVVRAQPIG; encoded by the coding sequence ATGTCCGCTGCACCAAGCGGCCCCGGGCCGGTCGTGACCGGCTTCGACGGGTCGCCCGAGGCCCGCCGCGCCGTCCGCTGGGCGGTCGCCGAGGCGAAGACCCGCGGCCTCGGCCTGGTCCTCGCGTACTGCACCCATGACCGGCTTCCCCCACCCGGCTCGGACCCCGTCGCGACCCCGCTGAACGAAGCGGTTCCCCAGGCCGCGGACGACGCGGCGGAAGTGGAACCTGTTCGACGGCAACTCGCTTCGATGGCCGAAGCCCTCCAGCGCTCCGACCCTGACCTCCACGTCCGCACGGTCGTCCGCGGCGGCACGCCGGAGGAGGTCCTGACCTCGGTCGCCGACGAGGTGGACGCGGCGATGATCGTGCTGGGCGAATCCCACACCGGACTGTTCGCCAGGACGGTCCTCGGCTCGACCGAATCCGGCGTGACCAAGACCGCCGGACGTCCCGTCGTGGTCGTACGCGGGGACGAGCCTCCGCCGGGCGCACCGGTGATCCTCGGCACCGACGGCACTGAGCAGAGCGCGCAGGCGGCGGGGTTCGCGTTCGACTTCGCAGCCCGTCACGGGCTCACCGTGCACGCGGTCCACGTCGCGCGGATGCCGATCTGGGGGCCGGCGAGCGAGCCCCTGCTCGGTGGCCCGGTACTGGATCCGGCCCCCGGCCTCCCCCAGGAGGTCGCCGACGAACTCGTCGCCCGCCAGCTCGAACCGTGGCGCGAGCGCTATCCGGATGTCCCCGTGGAGACGGTGCACGGGGTGGGACCCGCCGCGCAGGCGCTGACCGTGCAGTCCAGCGAGGCCGCCCTGCTGGTGCTCGGCCGGAGTGATCACGGCGATCTCCGGCGCCTGCTGCTGGGCTCGGTCAGTGACGACGCGTTGCACCACGCGCACTGCCCGGTGGCGGTGGTCCGCGCTCAGCCGATCGGCTGA
- a CDS encoding STAS domain-containing protein, giving the protein MASEPRGRLRLQVSRPTKGTAVVKANGEIDLGTAPPLWDMLAQRLHSSGTTLILNLSELEFFGATGIRVLERAQLLAEDSHTRLFVFPGECRSARRMLDLCEGGGLHTL; this is encoded by the coding sequence GTGGCCTCCGAACCTCGGGGACGTCTCCGGCTGCAGGTGAGCAGGCCGACCAAGGGGACCGCCGTCGTCAAGGCGAACGGCGAGATCGATCTCGGGACCGCTCCGCCGCTGTGGGACATGCTCGCCCAGCGGCTTCACAGCAGCGGCACCACGCTCATTCTCAACCTGTCCGAACTCGAGTTCTTCGGCGCGACGGGGATCCGGGTGCTCGAACGGGCGCAATTACTGGCCGAGGACAGCCACACACGCCTCTTCGTCTTCCCCGGTGAATGCCGGTCCGCCCGCCGGATGCTCGACCTCTGCGAGGGCGGCGGCCTCCACACCTTGTGA
- a CDS encoding ATP-binding protein produces the protein MMDRFDVLLCFTAADSDGVARMGEVEAALRDAGLRVVRDTVVDGITREIADALANSRVVLVHYSRAGRVHVLDPDIGGEHGDPRDPTALVELVLRKVDGARRPRGGGNRMIGRYRELSAIHHGLRARPVLMVRGLPGVGKTALVERYADLFQDAYDGGVLRLGPFGHHAPDEVLSQFHLALARAAGDRLGTDLAGMDSDRLRAHVAERIGAAGRRALVLIDDVPAGLPPDVLDRLLLPAPEVSTVLTCRTGQSPWDVETLDLAGLSPAEGLRLSGEHRAPADDAERQAVLRLIEHCDGHPITVRASASPGADRSASRPDTAPPAIRVLLADRGPIAAGIVRLGGLLAPVPFPLGIARDVLDAGPSFTEAVDEVLAWGLASFVDGGLRMQPLVAEVAKAGLDPGPMPESAAKSLLRLLSDDRAGYRDFLLQHARSLAEHTSAAGRIRLLRPIAAAHERHLDFFAAGEIHAMILATEGATSTDFVTAARVEIACGLYPEAARHARRALLSAGDDDERYAAGLVAAQAFDCQGDYDAGERMFWHRSLVRGGTRLPAVVASAQATRLRGRPREAITSLTAILPELHALPNGPLREGLLPSALLEYTRALLLDGRPRPARDVAAQVIAAFHAAGRTRHFRCTEAELLWAEATITLDLRDLHAGRTALRELADRYGRRYGPESAPALTATAMADRALLIPARPEQALRALSATERTVVRVLGGDHRLRYRIRHGIALAHGQMREFGRQAELLEEILQPQIRLLGMTHPETLETRLDLGLALAFSGRDRERRAVELVEGAADDIVATLGSATDLAEKAVAAQRVLRHKTVAAWPAGWS, from the coding sequence ATGATGGATCGTTTCGATGTCTTGTTGTGTTTCACCGCGGCGGATTCTGACGGCGTCGCGCGGATGGGCGAGGTCGAAGCGGCTCTTCGCGACGCTGGGCTCCGCGTCGTCCGGGATACGGTCGTCGACGGGATCACCCGCGAAATCGCCGACGCGCTCGCGAATTCACGGGTCGTGCTCGTCCATTACTCGCGGGCCGGCCGTGTGCATGTCCTCGATCCGGACATCGGCGGCGAGCACGGGGATCCGCGAGATCCGACGGCTCTTGTCGAACTCGTCCTGCGCAAGGTGGACGGTGCCCGTCGTCCGCGCGGCGGCGGGAACCGGATGATCGGACGGTACCGGGAGCTCTCGGCGATCCATCATGGCCTGCGTGCCCGGCCGGTCCTGATGGTGCGCGGGCTGCCGGGTGTGGGCAAGACCGCGCTGGTCGAACGGTACGCCGACCTCTTCCAGGACGCCTACGACGGCGGTGTGCTGCGGCTGGGCCCCTTCGGGCATCACGCGCCCGACGAGGTCTTGTCCCAGTTCCACCTCGCGTTGGCCCGCGCGGCCGGGGATCGGCTGGGCACCGACCTGGCGGGAATGGATTCCGACCGGCTGCGCGCCCACGTCGCCGAGCGGATCGGGGCCGCCGGCCGCCGTGCTCTCGTCCTCATCGACGACGTACCGGCGGGGCTCCCGCCGGACGTCCTGGACCGGTTGCTGCTCCCCGCACCCGAGGTGTCCACGGTGCTCACCTGCCGGACAGGGCAGTCGCCGTGGGACGTCGAGACGCTGGACCTCGCCGGGTTGTCACCGGCCGAAGGCCTCAGGCTGTCCGGCGAGCACCGCGCACCGGCCGACGACGCGGAGCGCCAAGCGGTTCTCCGGCTCATCGAGCACTGCGACGGGCATCCGATCACGGTGCGCGCCAGCGCTTCCCCGGGTGCCGATCGCTCCGCCTCCCGCCCGGACACCGCGCCGCCGGCGATCCGTGTCCTGCTCGCCGACCGCGGGCCGATCGCCGCCGGGATCGTCCGGCTGGGCGGGCTGCTGGCGCCGGTCCCCTTTCCGCTCGGCATCGCCCGTGACGTTCTCGACGCCGGGCCTAGTTTCACGGAAGCCGTCGACGAAGTGCTGGCCTGGGGCCTGGCCTCCTTTGTGGACGGTGGACTGCGAATGCAACCACTCGTGGCCGAGGTCGCCAAAGCCGGGCTCGATCCGGGACCGATGCCGGAGTCCGCGGCGAAATCCTTGCTGCGCCTGCTTTCCGACGACCGCGCCGGATACCGGGACTTCCTTCTCCAGCACGCCCGTTCCCTCGCCGAGCATACGTCCGCGGCGGGTCGGATCCGGCTGCTGCGCCCGATCGCGGCCGCGCACGAACGGCACCTGGACTTCTTCGCGGCGGGCGAGATCCACGCGATGATCCTGGCCACCGAAGGAGCGACGAGCACGGACTTCGTGACGGCGGCACGGGTGGAGATCGCCTGCGGGCTGTATCCGGAGGCCGCGCGGCACGCCCGGCGCGCGCTGCTGTCGGCGGGCGACGACGACGAGCGTTACGCGGCCGGCTTGGTCGCCGCGCAGGCGTTCGACTGCCAGGGCGACTACGACGCGGGCGAGCGGATGTTCTGGCACAGGTCCCTCGTCCGGGGTGGAACCCGGTTGCCCGCGGTCGTGGCGAGCGCACAGGCGACGCGCCTCAGGGGCCGCCCCAGGGAGGCCATCACGTCTCTCACCGCGATCCTGCCGGAGCTCCATGCCTTGCCGAACGGGCCACTGCGCGAAGGACTCCTGCCGTCGGCACTGCTGGAGTACACGCGCGCCCTGCTGCTCGACGGCCGGCCACGACCGGCACGCGATGTCGCGGCGCAGGTGATCGCTGCCTTCCACGCCGCCGGCCGGACGCGGCACTTCCGGTGCACCGAAGCCGAGTTGCTGTGGGCGGAGGCGACGATCACCCTCGATCTGCGAGACCTTCACGCCGGCCGCACCGCGCTGCGTGAGCTCGCGGACAGGTATGGGCGACGTTACGGGCCGGAGAGCGCGCCGGCCTTGACCGCCACGGCCATGGCCGATCGTGCGCTGCTGATCCCGGCACGGCCGGAGCAGGCCTTGCGGGCACTGAGCGCGACAGAGCGAACGGTCGTCCGCGTTCTCGGCGGTGACCACCGGCTGCGCTACCGGATCAGGCACGGCATCGCCCTGGCGCACGGGCAGATGCGCGAGTTCGGCCGCCAAGCCGAACTCCTCGAGGAGATCCTCCAGCCGCAGATCCGGCTGCTGGGCATGACCCATCCGGAAACCCTGGAGACCAGGCTCGACCTCGGTCTCGCGCTGGCCTTCAGCGGGCGCGACCGGGAGAGGCGCGCCGTGGAGCTGGTCGAAGGCGCCGCGGACGACATCGTCGCGACGCTCGGGAGCGCGACCGATCTGGCCGAGAAGGCGGTCGCGGCGCAACGGGTGCTGCGGCACAAGACCGTCGCGGCGTGGCCGGCCGGGTGGTCGTGA